The bacterium genome has a segment encoding these proteins:
- a CDS encoding DUF21 domain-containing protein, protein MTLLIGLLFILVQGFFAGAETAYVVANPVRVAHLTRNTKRQEHALELLKRTELLLVLTLIGTNMSVVLSGFFITTYFLDALGESGTIVAIVVGTLGGLIFGEYLPKSFARLTAERFVVTTIDFFNPVSYILRPFARLFRLPQKKERGLERLSLSRPDMLTAIKLGEKIGSIEEKTSPRVANLFSAFDTPLADVMTPWDRVVKITSGTGRKRILEIVAQEGYTRYPVIDRKSGTIKGILGSKDLLKPRVKLYPPFFTNPGIRITELLRTMQARHEHMAVVLDREEKPIGIVTFEDLLEEFVGEIRSEE, encoded by the coding sequence ATGACTCTCCTTATTGGCCTTTTATTCATCCTGGTACAGGGTTTTTTTGCCGGTGCGGAGACCGCTTACGTTGTAGCAAATCCAGTAAGGGTCGCCCATCTTACAAGAAATACCAAAAGACAGGAACATGCACTTGAATTGCTTAAAAGGACAGAGCTTCTTCTCGTGCTGACTCTTATAGGAACGAATATGTCGGTCGTGTTATCAGGTTTTTTTATTACCACTTATTTCCTGGATGCGCTTGGTGAATCTGGAACCATTGTCGCCATCGTCGTAGGAACCCTAGGAGGTTTGATATTCGGAGAATACCTGCCTAAAAGTTTTGCCAGGCTAACAGCCGAACGTTTCGTAGTTACGACCATCGACTTCTTCAACCCAGTTTCTTACATTCTTCGACCATTCGCAAGACTATTTCGTCTACCTCAAAAGAAAGAGCGCGGACTGGAAAGACTTTCCTTAAGCAGACCCGATATGCTTACAGCCATCAAACTTGGTGAGAAAATCGGAAGCATTGAAGAAAAAACATCACCGCGCGTCGCCAATCTTTTTTCAGCTTTCGATACGCCTCTTGCCGACGTTATGACTCCCTGGGACAGGGTAGTAAAGATAACTTCAGGAACAGGGAGAAAAAGAATACTCGAGATAGTCGCTCAGGAAGGCTACACACGCTATCCTGTCATAGACCGAAAATCCGGAACCATAAAGGGTATACTTGGCTCCAAGGACCTCCTTAAACCGCGAGTGAAGCTCTATCCGCCTTTCTTTACGAACCCCGGTATCAGAATAACCGAACTTCTGCGCACAATGCAGGCCAGACACGAGCACATGGCCGTCGTTCTCGACCGTGAAGAAAAACCAATAGGCATTGTAACTTTCGAGGACCTCCTCGAGGAGTTCGTGGGTGAGATAAGAAGCGAGGAGTAG
- the ybeY gene encoding rRNA maturation RNase YbeY yields MRNKITIKAPRRTQKNVLREHIQKVLKAEQCLKGVNIILADDTLLARLNERFKSKKGPTDVLSFPFEEEDFLGEVYVSLDKAVEQSQKYGAALNDEIKRLVVHGILHLLGYNHRQMPSRLKRYL; encoded by the coding sequence ATGAGAAACAAAATAACGATAAAGGCGCCGAGAAGGACGCAAAAAAACGTACTCCGCGAGCATATCCAAAAAGTACTAAAAGCTGAGCAATGCCTGAAAGGTGTAAACATAATACTCGCGGATGATACTTTGCTTGCTCGTCTTAACGAGAGATTCAAATCAAAGAAAGGGCCTACCGATGTTTTGTCCTTCCCTTTTGAGGAGGAAGACTTTCTCGGAGAAGTATACGTATCCCTCGATAAAGCAGTTGAACAATCGCAAAAATACGGTGCGGCTCTTAATGACGAAATCAAAAGACTTGTAGTTCACGGCATCCTTCATCTTTTGGGATACAATCATCGCCAGATGCCCTCACGGCTTAAAAGGTATCTGTGA
- a CDS encoding HDIG domain-containing protein: MKKRTLSRLGIGACLLLIIATLNLAPFLSPPAKLNYTLGETVSKDLYAPISFRLPKDPKILNAERDSAEALVTPVLKLDEGTERSILKNLRNLRFPDSVPKDFSYQTKEALITPGRDIILSSAESLFVSVISQGYFFEKDDPEYSTIKNVIIQMGKNGKEFAERTENLLGPSDIDTLTTNAARRLFPSDPIRREALTEIMLRMLVPNLSVDEDEISARKQTARNRINPYEGFVERGELLLEQNSRVDELALKKITALNSAIEGNWQIRLELFLRQNILSILVILIFVFSLYILRKDPPFKNVLFMTILLVASFVVAFAVRRFSIWWFVPVGFIALAVGIFLSPLEGILVATGTSLLLYIPWQTEPEYFLFALLSGFGALAAIPFMGRRMGFLATFGFIGIGGLLARGGFLIAKTGVSPRELFSIVSSIGINAAGNLVFFMLAFFLAERLFGYTSVLTLSELANLNNHLFKEFSMRAAGSYHHSIVVGNLAESAARIISANPALALTGGYYHDIGKMTKPQYFIENQIEQGNPHDTLKPRISALILASHVKEGLSIAERKNLPLSIRKIIAEHHGTTRMESFYQKYLENPGEDDLSESDFRYNGPKPQSKEAALVMLADSVEAAVRSKGFADREELDSLVKEIIDQKVRDGQLDECNFTTSDIQKVRRIFVIRLTGIFHPRINYEKQNNDKGAEKDAKKRTPRAYPKSTKS, translated from the coding sequence ATGAAGAAAAGAACTCTATCTAGACTGGGTATTGGAGCTTGCCTGCTCCTGATAATTGCAACCTTGAATCTCGCTCCATTTCTTTCCCCGCCTGCTAAACTCAACTACACTCTGGGTGAGACTGTTTCCAAGGATCTTTACGCCCCTATCTCGTTTCGGTTACCGAAGGATCCGAAGATTCTGAACGCCGAGCGCGACAGCGCTGAAGCTTTGGTAACGCCGGTTCTCAAACTTGATGAAGGAACGGAAAGGAGCATTCTGAAGAATCTGAGAAACCTGAGATTCCCTGATTCCGTGCCAAAGGATTTTTCATACCAGACAAAAGAAGCCCTCATTACGCCAGGCCGCGACATCATACTTTCATCTGCGGAAAGCCTCTTTGTAAGCGTAATCTCTCAGGGGTATTTTTTCGAAAAGGACGATCCCGAGTATTCGACAATTAAGAATGTTATTATTCAGATGGGCAAAAACGGAAAGGAGTTTGCGGAAAGGACAGAAAATCTTCTTGGTCCATCCGATATCGACACCCTTACTACCAATGCTGCACGCAGATTATTTCCTTCGGATCCCATCCGAAGAGAGGCCCTCACGGAGATAATGCTCAGGATGCTAGTTCCAAATTTGAGTGTGGACGAGGATGAAATCTCCGCAAGGAAGCAAACGGCACGCAATCGAATCAACCCTTATGAAGGGTTTGTTGAAAGAGGCGAGCTTCTACTTGAACAAAACTCCAGGGTTGACGAATTAGCACTCAAAAAGATAACGGCCCTTAATTCAGCCATAGAAGGAAACTGGCAGATAAGACTGGAGTTGTTCCTGCGCCAGAACATCCTTTCGATACTCGTCATCCTGATATTCGTCTTTTCCCTTTATATACTCCGTAAGGATCCTCCATTCAAGAATGTATTATTTATGACTATCCTTCTTGTTGCAAGTTTTGTTGTTGCTTTTGCAGTGCGCCGCTTTTCTATCTGGTGGTTTGTACCCGTAGGCTTTATCGCTCTCGCAGTCGGTATATTCCTCTCCCCCCTTGAAGGCATACTCGTCGCAACTGGAACTTCCCTTTTACTCTATATTCCATGGCAGACCGAGCCTGAATACTTCCTTTTTGCGCTTCTTTCAGGCTTTGGGGCACTTGCAGCCATCCCGTTCATGGGTCGCAGAATGGGTTTTCTGGCAACATTTGGATTTATAGGTATAGGTGGTCTGCTTGCAAGGGGCGGCTTCCTGATAGCAAAAACCGGCGTCTCTCCGCGTGAGCTATTCTCTATTGTCTCATCTATAGGAATTAACGCTGCAGGAAATCTGGTATTCTTCATGCTTGCTTTTTTTCTTGCAGAAAGGCTTTTTGGGTATACATCAGTCCTTACTCTTTCAGAGCTTGCAAATCTTAACAATCATCTTTTCAAGGAATTTTCGATGCGGGCTGCAGGCTCCTATCACCACAGCATCGTCGTAGGCAATCTTGCTGAAAGTGCCGCGCGCATCATATCCGCAAATCCAGCTCTCGCGCTGACCGGCGGATACTACCACGACATAGGAAAGATGACAAAACCCCAGTATTTTATTGAAAATCAAATAGAACAAGGCAATCCGCACGACACTTTGAAACCAAGGATATCAGCACTCATACTGGCTAGTCACGTTAAAGAGGGTCTCTCGATTGCCGAACGAAAGAACCTGCCTCTATCTATCAGAAAAATAATCGCCGAGCACCACGGAACCACAAGAATGGAATCTTTCTACCAGAAGTACTTAGAAAACCCTGGTGAGGATGATCTGTCGGAATCTGATTTCCGCTATAATGGCCCTAAACCGCAAAGCAAAGAAGCAGCGCTTGTAATGCTCGCCGATTCGGTGGAGGCTGCGGTCCGCTCAAAAGGATTTGCAGACAGGGAAGAGCTAGACAGTCTTGTTAAAGAAATAATTGACCAGAAAGTCAGAGACGGACAACTGGATGAATGCAACTTCACGACATCGGATATTCAAAAAGTACGAAGGATATTCGTAATAAGATTAACAGGTATTTTTCACCCAAGAATTAATTATGAGAAACAAAATAACGATAAAGGCGCCGAGAAGGACGCAAAAAAACGTACTCCGCGAGCATATCCAAAAAGTACTAAAAGCTGA
- a CDS encoding HlyC/CorC family transporter, protein MITAYIIAIAVLLAASAFFSSSETAYFSLSPLRTQRLGESGLVKGLLKSRDRLLGTILSGNLVVNFVATSLWTTLLVALSGRFGWSEPRTLSLGAVIMVLILLLFGEITPKVIAVRVPMFLARLYAPMLVFFTWVFFPFTWALGTLSKVLFKKRRKEKPFPTDEEVKTMIEMAVRYGILRPQEEQIMDNLVDLGERTVSEVMTPRVAMKAMPLDTSLSEALTYARTTFKSRYPVFDKTQDRIVGIVYTKDLLTAKPRTRFRNLLREPFFVPETKTLSEMLEELRRSDQHIAIVVDEFGGTAGLVTLEDILEAIFGEIVDEYDLAHPYKKIKEGAYVVDGDIDITALNRLFDDAFLEAEDDFSRLSELITDELGHIPKPGETLEYKGARITVRKVKRQRIEKVMIEKLNSTNQVEN, encoded by the coding sequence GTGATTACAGCTTATATAATCGCTATCGCAGTGCTGCTTGCTGCAAGCGCCTTCTTCTCAAGTTCGGAAACAGCGTACTTCTCACTTTCGCCGTTGAGGACTCAAAGACTGGGTGAATCGGGGCTGGTTAAAGGGCTTCTGAAATCGAGGGACAGGCTTCTGGGCACGATACTTTCCGGTAATTTGGTAGTGAATTTCGTTGCCACTTCACTCTGGACCACTCTCCTTGTTGCGCTTTCCGGGCGTTTCGGATGGAGCGAACCAAGAACGCTTTCTCTTGGAGCCGTCATCATGGTTTTGATACTGCTTTTATTCGGAGAAATAACACCCAAGGTCATCGCCGTAAGGGTCCCTATGTTCCTTGCCAGACTATATGCACCAATGCTCGTTTTTTTTACATGGGTATTCTTTCCTTTTACATGGGCTTTGGGAACACTTTCCAAGGTTTTGTTCAAAAAACGCCGTAAGGAGAAACCCTTTCCTACTGATGAAGAGGTGAAGACGATGATAGAAATGGCGGTAAGATACGGCATTCTGCGACCTCAGGAAGAACAGATAATGGACAATCTGGTTGATTTGGGCGAAAGAACCGTAAGCGAAGTAATGACCCCCAGGGTGGCGATGAAAGCGATGCCGCTTGATACTTCGTTATCTGAGGCTCTTACTTACGCAAGGACTACGTTTAAATCGCGTTATCCCGTTTTCGACAAAACACAGGATAGAATCGTTGGTATAGTATACACTAAGGATCTTCTGACAGCAAAACCGAGAACCCGCTTCAGGAATCTATTAAGAGAACCGTTCTTCGTACCGGAAACTAAAACGCTCTCTGAGATGCTTGAAGAGCTGAGACGCTCCGATCAGCATATCGCAATAGTGGTTGACGAGTTCGGCGGAACCGCAGGACTCGTCACTCTCGAGGATATACTTGAGGCGATATTCGGCGAAATAGTTGACGAGTACGATTTGGCACATCCTTATAAAAAGATTAAGGAAGGCGCTTACGTTGTTGACGGAGACATCGATATCACCGCTCTAAATCGCCTATTCGACGATGCATTCCTTGAGGCCGAAGATGATTTTTCAAGACTCTCGGAACTTATTACTGACGAGCTTGGTCATATTCCTAAACCAGGAGAGACTCTTGAGTACAAAGGCGCACGAATTACGGTAAGGAAGGTTAAACGACAGCGAATCGAAAAGGTGATGATTGAGAAGCTAAACTCGACTAATCAGGTGGAGAACTGA